The DNA segment TTTGGTGCTGCCCATGTGTAAACTTGCAAATGCCCTTTTTATCACTCAGCCTTGAGAAAGGGCTGAGCTGCCTCCCAGCCTGGTCCCTCAGCACAGGGCCATCCATCTCTGCTGCCCTGCTAACTGCTGCTGGCCTCCCGACACCAATCCACAGCCAATTTCCTACTGAATCATTGATTTGCTGGCTTAAGTGCAAAATTGAGCTTAATCCATCACGGCCTCCGAAGGGCCAAGCCATCCTTCGGGGAGGGGGGACGGTGCTGCCCTCCCGGGGGGGCCCAGGCTCTGTGGGGTGGTGTCCAGGGTggcatgtggaaaaaaaacaaatcaaatgaTAAAATCCAGCACCCCCCATGGCATGAGGCTGAGCCAGAGAGAGGGACCTCAGTGACTCGTGCCCTGGAGGGGGGTTGGATTTGGAGATGACTTccaaagggaaggagggagaacagCAGAGGAATTGGGGGTAAATTCCTGCCTGTCAGCGGTGGGGAGATGATGCAGCACCTAAATTGGGCCGTTTTTACACCAGTTAACCCACCTCTTGTTGCCTCCCTCAGGGAAACACCTGGACCATGAAGGTGGCCCTCAGGTTGCTTCTCCCACTCGTTCTCGTGCTGGTCTGGGGGGTGAGCGGGCAGCGGAGGAAACCCCCCCGCAAACccacccgcccgcccccgccctTCGTGGAGCCCGTGGAGCCCACAGAGCTGCCCCCGCCCctgccccccggccccccctccGTCTTCCCAGACTGCCCCCGGGAATGCTACTGCCCCCCGGACTTCCCGTCCGCCCTGTACTGCGACAGCCGCAACCTGCGCAAGGTGCCCGTCATCCCGCCCCGCATCCACTACCTCTACCTGCAGAACAACTTCATCGACGACCTGCCCGAGGAGTCCTTCAGGAACGCCACCGGCCTCAAATGGGTCAACCTCGACAACAACCGCATCCGGAAGGTGGACAGGCGGGTGCTGGAGAAGCTGGAAAACCTCATCTTCCTCTACATGGAGAAGAACCAGCTCAAGGAGGTGCCCGCCTTCCTGCCGCCCaacctggagcagctgcggCTGAGCAGGAACCAGATCTCCAAGATCCCCGCCGGGGTCTTCAACAAGCTGGAGAACCTGGTGCTCTTGGATCTGCACCACAACAAGCTGAGCGATGGGGTCTTCAACAAAAACACCTTCAAGGGACTCAAGAACCTCATGCAACTCAACCTGGCCCACAACATCCTGAGGAAGATGCCCCCCGGGGTGCCCAGTGCCATCCACCAGCTCTTCCTGGACAGGAACAACATCGAGGACATCCCCAGTGACTACTTCAAGGAGTTCCCCAACCTGGCGTTCATCCGGCTCAACTACAACCAGATCTCTGACAAGGGGCTCCCCAAGGACTCCTTCAACCTCACCAACCTGCTGGTGCTGCACCTGGCCCACAACAAGCTCACCAACGTCCCCTTCATCAGCCCCAAGCTGGAGCACCTCTACCTGAACAACAACTCCATCGAGAGTGAGTTCACTGGCTGTGCCGAGgtctggggggaggaggggctCGAGGATGGGAAGTGAACCCTGCAAAGGGGGCTGTAGTGGGGAGATGAGCTGGGAGCTCCAGGGTGAACAGGGAGTGATGGGGATGGCTCTGCATGCggggaaggaggagcagagctcaATTCCCCCTGGTGCTGCACGGGgcatttttttgttggttgtcATGAGCAGCTCTTCTTTGGGGCCACCTGGCCATCGaaacagctccttccccagcagggcacagaaatGGGGGGATTTTAAAAGGAGAGCCTGTGCACATATTTTAGGAACAGATGCCAAACACACAGTCAAGATGGTTAGAAAtagcccagctcagctcccgaGCTGAgcctgcagggagggaacagggagaacaaggctgagctggagctgccttGGCAGAGCAGCCGGGGCCTTTCACACCCTtccaggcacagctctgcaaTTCCATGGGAGAGATGCCGGCCTGGAAATGTGTAAACAGAGCGAGCACAGATGAGCAGACAGAAATTCAGCACTCCCATTCAGCCTTCCAGTGCCTTCAGGGGCtcagagggagctggagagggactttggacaagggatggagggacaggacaagggggaatggcttcccactgccagagggagggTTACTTGGCATATTGaggagaaattgttccctgtgagggtggggaggccctggcacagtttgcccagagaagctgtggctgctccatccctggaattgtccaagaccaggttggacggggctcggagcaacctgggctagtggaaggtgtccctgcccatggcagggggtggaactgggtgaactttaaggtcccttccaacctgaactattccatgattctatgattcctggTCTCTCCAGATGTTTCTGCTGTCAGAGGGGCTGTTTGGAAGCCAGGGCAGGATGCTGTGAAAAGTGTCTGGTTCAAATGCTGGTTAATCTGCATTTTACTCAAACACCACCAAAGTGGAGCTGGGGGGACCTTGGGGTGAAGGTGGTGACTCCTGCTGGCTTCACCCACACCAGCACCCAGGTTCTGCTACCACTTTCCATGGAGAGATGCCCCGTGCACACCATGTCCCAGCTCTTCCTTGCCTATTTTGCCCAGTCTTTGTAAGGTTTCAGTCCCTGGAGCCGGGTAATGACATAAGAATCCCTGGGTTTACTTTCCCTGCTGCAGAccctggggtggggagggacacGTGGAACTCCAGAAGCGAGCAATGAGCCGGGCACTGACGTTATCTCCAGCAGAGcggggctggagcagctttCCTTGATGTTTCTGTGGAGGCTCAGGGCTGGCTGGGCAGGTTTCATGTGCCAAACGATCCCTTTTCTCCCTGCAATGACACCGCATCCCTCGCCGCGCCAACGCGACCTACTTCAGCTCTGATCAAAGGCAAGATCTTCCTGTGCCGGCTTCGGGAAGAGGCTGGGGATTGTCCCCCTTGGCAGCAAAGCAAAACCCCCAAATAGGGTTCAAtgcacaggcagggaggggggctCCAGCGTCCTCTGTGCCTCCCTTCCCTCTAACCTGCCTCCCGCCCTCCCTCTGTCCCCGCAGAGATCAACGGGACGCAGATCTGCCCCACCTCGCTCGTGTCCATCCAGGACTTCTCCCCCTCCGACCTGGACGGTGTGCCCCGGCTCCGGTACCTGCGGCTGGACGGGAACCTCCTGAAGCCCCCCATCCCCTTGGACCTGATGATGTGTTTCCGCCTCCTGCAGTCCGTGGTGTTCtagccctgcccctcctcccccaggaCTCGGCTTTGCACAGAGACTTCACCCCCGCCCGTGTTTGACACGTGGGACCCCCTttgcctccctctccccctgctctccccctgcctcccttcctttccttcccccctttcctcccctgcAGTGGCCGTGGACACACGTGGCACGTGCACCCTTGGGGACCACTGTCTGCAGGACGGCACCgtgtccccgcagcccccccgggTCACAGCATCAGCCCAGGGTGGCTGCCAcgctccccccagctcctgcctgggggtcctgccttctctgcccTCCCCCAGGCTGACCCCGGAGCTGGCTCCGTCTCTCCCTTTCCACCCGGCAGAGTTTCAGGAGGTTGGGTTGGGCCCAAGCCAGGAGCATCTGCAGGTGGAGCTGCTGGACTCGGGTCACATCCCTGCTCTGGGTGGCTGCACCCCGGGAGCCCGTGGTGTCCCTGGGGAACAGTCCCCCATGGTagaggtggagcagggatggcCTGGGCTGGTGGTTGGAGGTGCAGGATCCCAGTCAGGTGGGACCCGTGGAGGTGGAGGGGGGCTGGATCTGTGGAACACCCCAGTGTGCCGGGCAAGGGACATGCTCCTCTCACCTGGGCCCTTCTGGGGGCTTTTGGCTCCACACTGCTCTGGAGAACGAGGATCTAAATCCCTGGGGGAGGTGTGGATTtgccaggatggagcagggagggtttggggcCCCTGCACtggagctgggctctgctgtgccctgcGGGGTCACACCCTCCCCTCAGACACCTCCACACCCCCTCCTCTGCACaaccagccccttcccagctcccatccctcCATGGACTGATGctgctccccatcccagcacccTGCATCCTTCCCCAGATCCGGGGGGATTCAGGGCTCAGTGCCCTCccctctgcaggcagcacccAACACCCACAGGACCCCGATGCCAACACCCTGCCCCGGGCAGGGATCCCCCAGAACAGtgccagctgctctccagcagtgccagcaggacACTTGTCCTTGTTTTTAGGTCCCTGGGGCCAGATGCTGACACGGGTGTAAACCCAGGCTGGGCTGATCCGTGGGGGTCTTGGCTCTGCTCTCACAGCTCCCCTGCCCTGAATTCCACCTCCTGGAAGTTTCACTCTCAGTTGCTCTCTGGAACCAAGCACACAGGAGTGGTTTTGCCATttttattagggaaaaaaaggaaagaaaaaaggaaggattaCTCTTTGGAAAAGCTATTTTTGTCCCTGTTCTCCCTGTCCTCACATGTATCGCTTCCCTCTTTGATAGCTGTACCTGCATATATAGGGTGTCCGGGTTTAGGGGGAttattctcttcttttcttcctgattCTCAGGATTTGGATTTAAGGGCGAGcattagagggaaaaaaaaaatccaactgcAATAAGCATTAAAGCAATAAACCAAAGAAACCTCCTTTGTGTTCAGCCACCAAAACCGACCCTTCCCTGAGACGGGCACGGACGGGCACCGTGTCCTGCTCCCTGGGAATGGGCCAGGGATGCTccccacagcctggggactcaACAGCCACCCTGAGATGCTCCCCCTTTCCACTAATTAAAACCCTGTGCTAACTGAGGCTTGTTTTCTCAGGATAAAAGCCTCTTCTCCAAATCTTCCTGCAGTTGGCTTTGTTGGGTTCGACAGGTTTCAGCCTCAAACCCGGAGCCcctatgtatatatttatatataatgtgTATATAGACTGGTAGACTGTACAGATATATCTAGAGACATATGTACCTCTCGACTGATTTCAACTTAATGGTATTTTCACTCCTACTCTCCCcagcagtgaaaataaaatgattCACAAGGGACCCTGAGCCGCAGTTGGATCTACCTGATCCATCCTCATCCTCTCTCATCCTCCATCCTCAggtgtgggagctgctgcttcatTCAGGACCAGATTTCCTCTGTTGGGGCCAATTCCCAACAGCTGGAGCCTGCGAGACCCTGGGGGGTCGGTGGGctctggggtttggggtgtgCACTCCTTGAACCAACGATGGTTTAGGTTAGaatttgggaagaaattcctccctgtgagggtggggaggccctggcacaggttggccagagaagctgtggctgccccatccctggaagtgtccaaagccaggctggatggggcttggagcaacctgggacagtggaaggtgtccctgcccatggcagggggtggaatgagacgATCCTtaagatccctcccaacccaaaccagtctgtggtTCAATTTGGACTCACAGGTGTCAAAGCAGCCTCCACACCTGCAGCGTGGTTCATGGACCATGTGCCTGCATTAATGAGCATCTCTGCTAATTACAAGAGCCTGATCttggctgcagctcccagggctgtggctgctggtggGTGTCACTGTCCCTGCGAAGCGCTGGGAGAAGGTGACGGCTGCGTGTCAGGGTGGGCGTGTGAACTCCTCCTGAGCCGCCCCGTGTCACCAGGGAAGCCCTCAAACATCCCCAGGGGGAGTTTTCCAGCCTCGGGGCGCGCACCAGGGAGGAGGCATCTCTGCCACCCCCAGCCACGAGCCGGGCTCCATCGCCGGGCTCGGGCGCGTGTTTCCACACGAGCACGGTGGGTGTAGGCAGCGACTTCTCCTTCTGCCCATCGCCTGAGCTGCAGCAAACCTCCTCTCCCGGCTGCTCTCCCCACGTGGATCCCGAGCCGGGAGGGAGGACGGGCCGTGGGCGAGGGTGTGAGCGcgggggctgtgccggggggCTGCTCACGGGAGCGCGCAGGGTgagtgtgtgttgtgtgtgtgtgcgtgtgtgcagagcaggcacaggcagccacCTCCCCTTAAAATCGCTGTATTTTGTAACCAGGACGTGAATCACCCACCCCCAGGTGTGTTTTCGCTCCCTGGGTAAGTCAGCCCCGTCTCCTGTGGGAGCCGAGCTCCCAAAAACAGGGGGGGCCCCGTTTCTTCTCCCTGCAAACAGTCGCTGCCACCgtgggggtgggactgggaagCCCCCCCCCCTCGCCGTGTGTGTTGTGGGGTCACTGGGAAAGCTGGAACACCCTCATTAGTGGGGGCTGCGAGGGGCACCCCAGGGTCTCCTCAGTGCGGTGGGTGCCGGGAGGGGCTGGATTTGGTGAGAAGCACTTCGGAGTGGGGGGAGTTTTGCTCAGCTCAAGCCCCCTCGCAGCTGGtgaccccccccccagcccgtTTGTGGGCGCCTGACGGGGACCCCCCGCGATGGGAGGGTTTGCACGGCCCCGTCGGGGGATGTCGGGGGATGCCGCGCACACGGGGACCCTTCGGGTCGTGCCGTCCTTGCAGGGCTTTGCCGCGGCCGCTCAGTGGCCTCTGGGGACAAGGAAAGAACGGGGACAAGGGCAGGactgcagctgcttctccagggcagcaaagcagctgccccggggacccccctgtgccccGAGGGACCCCGAGGGCCAGCGCAGGCTTTGGCTTTGCCGCAGTTCCCCCCCCTCAGCTGCCACATCGCCTCCATCACGGTGGCCACCGAGCCGCCTAATGAGGGGCTTAGCGCGGATTAGAGGCCGCTCCGTGctgagcggggccgggggtaTCGCCGcgggctggggggctgcgggggcgcGGACGAAGCTCGTTCCCgcgggcggggaggggagggggcgcTGCGGGGGTGTCCCCGCCCGCCCAGCGGGCACCGGCAGATGGGTGAGCGgcggtgggtgggtgggtgcgTGGGCCGGGAGCTGCCTGCGGGAGACGGGAACATTTTCGCGgcggtgggtgggtgggtgagtGGTGGCCGCGCGTGCACGAGGCTGCCCCGCGCTGCGAGGGGGTGCCGCGCACGCCCTGCCCGTCCCCGGGGTGTCCCTGGCAAAgacagcccccccccccccccccccgagctgAGCCCTAGGTGGGTGTAGGAGTCCCCCCGCCCCAGGGCACGTGGGTGCACACGGGGGGGATGGGGGATGTCTCCCATCCTACCCCGGGGAGGGGAGCAGcactgaccccccccccccgcatcCCTTTCCCCAAAGTGCCCCCAAACCACCAGAGCGCAAAGGGTGGGGGGTGCTGAGCCCCTCGGGAGGTGAGTCGGGGTGGATGAGCTGAGTGTCCCCAGCTGTCTggctgctgggatggggctgtgccacaccttccccagggctgggatgctcACTGGGCCCCCCCCCCAGCTGAAACCCGGATCAGCAAGGGGGGTCGTGCCCGGTGCTTGGCCCTTCCTGCATCCCTGGGGATGGACCCGGCTGGAAATCGCTCTCTGCTGGCAGGGCCTGGGCCTGTGGAGGCAGGGATGGCGCCGGCTCTGTCCcctctgcccagggctgtgtgtcCCATTGCTCACGGGGACGCCGGGGCAGGGAGCACAttccccatccctcccaccccatcccgttcccccacagccccagacaCCCGGCTGGGCTGTTGGAGGACAGCCACTACTGGGGCTGGCTCGCCCCTGGGGACAATATAAGTTCCCAGCAGGGAGGTTCTGGCTTGATTGGCCGcatcctgcctctcccctcGGCGGCGGCCATGCCAGACCCCTCCGTGCAgcccccctcctcctctccatgcATTAAAAGCCCGgcagcccttccccagccagcGCACCAGCCCGTGGAGCCGAGCGGGGCTCTCCCACGCCGAGGAGGAGGGGACTGGGGTATGTCCATGCCGCCTTCCTTTGGCTCCTCCAGCGCCAAGCAGAgcccccctgggctggggtgagctggggggccggcagggctgggggctggggggctcagtGCACTGGGAAGGGTTCGATCCGGGGGAAAACGGCAGGAACTGGGGAGCAGCACCCTCAGCTTGGGGTGCAAAAGCTCCGGGCTGGGTcgttgcttttgcttttggttttggagAGACACGTGGGAGGCTGGTGGGTGCCGGaaccctcctcctgccctgccggGGGAGCCCCTGGGGACGTGCAGCCCGGTGGGAGGGAGATCCTTTGGGAATGGACTCCGGCGGGTTTGGATGTGGAGCTGCCAGGAATGTGTGGGTCCTGGGCAGGCAGCCCCTGGGCTCAGGGTCGAGTCCCAGGGACCCTGTGGCCTCTGGTCCCCCCCGGATGCTGGAGGTTCAGGAGCAGCATCCTAGGATTTAGTCCtgggggtgggagcagcagttCCTGGGATCCTGGGGCCATTTTTGCTCAGCTGCTGGGTTTGTTGGGCCAGTGACCAGCGTCACCCATCACCTCGGGGCCAGAGCAGGACCCCGACCCCCTCCCaggctctgtggggctgggaaagctgggaagCATGGGAAGCACGggcagccctgcacagcccccgAGCCGAGCGTGAAATGGGCTGAACAGAAAAGGGACGAggagcggccccggggccgggggctgtTCGTCCCCCAcggctgcagagcagggctggctccagccacttcccagctctgcatcccgGCCCTCTCTGCTTTCACGGCAACCCCTCCAGGACACCTGGCCCCAGCCCGAGCTGGCCCCGTGTCCCCCAGGATCACAGTCCCCAGGAGCAGTGACCCTGGCCGGGGGCAGGATGTGGagcctggcctggctgggcATGGCCAGCCTGTGCctgggggcagcctgggctgtgccagccaaggagaggaggaaggccGAGAAGCCAAAAGCTGACCTGGCCCTCTATGAAAACCTGGACCTGGACAACTATGACCTGACTCTGGACAGCTACGGGGAGATCCTCGACCTGAGCAACTACGAGGAGCTCTACGACTACGGGGACCTGGCTCCCAAGGTGAGGGGGTGCAGCTGTTCCCAGGGTGAATCCCAAGGAAGGGGTTTGGTCCAAGGGTTGGATGGGGCACAGCTGCAGAACCAGCCTCTTGCACAAGCCTGCAAACCCTGGCAGCTCTCCCACCGCTCTTGCTGGTGGCAGGAAAGGCTTTACCCGACCCCAGCCTCTGCCTGGCGGGAGCATCACTGCAGGAACCTGGACTTGAGGTTTCCTGCATCCCTCTAGAAGGGGGGGGGTGttggagagctgggagagctcGTCAAGGAGGAGCTGTGTTTTCAGTAAAACCCATCCAGTGCCCTTGAGCAGCGCTGCCCACCCTGGAGAGGGGAAGGGCAGGATCTGCTCAGCCTCTCCCCCTCACCCCGGGCTGTGCTTGCAGATCGAGGTTGGCACCTTGGCTCCTCGCCCCAAGGACCCCGAAACTCTCCCAGACGTGGGTGCCACGGCTGAAACCCCGAAACTGCAGCCTCCAAGCACTGCTGGTCCCGTCCACCCAGGGCCCATCCCCGTGCAGGGTGAGTGTGGAGCTCTGGGCTCGGTTCCTGTGGGATCCATCCACTGGGACACTCCTGTGTCCCAGgagtggcagggctggggctctgGAGAATACGGAGCGAGTTCTCGTGCCaccagcaggcagcagcagctatTTGCTCTGCCAGGCCAGCGAGGAGACAGGGTGTTGGGGGTGAGTCTTCTCACACAGCAGGCAGGAGGGCTGCAGAGAGATTTCTGGGAAACAAGAGCTCCAGCAAAGCAGCAACATTTTAATGAGCAGAGGCATTGCGACAGCCGGACAGAGTAGCAATTAGATTAGTGACAATTAAAATCCTGTAGCGAGGGATAAATATCTTTATTCATTTTCTGTCACTCAGGACTGGGACAAATTAAGTGGGAGGCAAAGGGAAATTGTTGCCTTGCTGCTTTGAACTCCCCCACTAATGGATGCAGAGTCTTGTGGGAGACTTggacaggagctggaggagaggagagggagcacGTGTGGGGGGGACATGGCTTtacccctcctgccccccccgcccAGTGTGCTGGGACCCTCAGGCAGCCGAGACAGATGTTTTGCTCGATGCAAaactttttctcttgctttgcttCATTCAGTGGCCAAACTcagggggctgggagagcccTGGGTGTGAGGCTGCTGCGTTTGGCAGCTTTACatcctcccttctcccaggaGAGGGATTTGGCCCTGACCAGCTCGTTTATCAGCAGCTCCTTTGGCTGGGAGTGTCTGGTCCTTCCCTGGGTGAGGTGCCCTGGGCTGGCCCTCCGGGGAAGGTTTTGGGGCCGTGACAGCTCTGGGTGATAAAAACTCGGTGCCCCCTCAGCGTGGGCAGGGTGGGTGcttccccccacctccctgcaTGCTTCGGGGGGGCCATGCCAAGGGCgcctgtgcccccccagggctgcccagctgcctgctctgcctgtgcatcGGCACCTCCGTGTACTGCGACGACGCCGACCTGGagcacatcccagccctgcccccgGAGACCACGTACCTGTACGCCCGCTTCAACCGCATCGGCGCCGTGCGCGCCGCGGACTTCACCGGGCTGGGTACGCCGgggccagggaggggctggggagggaccAGGCCCCGAGTGGGGCGCGGGGAATAAAAGCTTCTGCCTCTGTCCCTCTTCATCTCCTCCCTCCGCTCCCCCCCAGAGAAGCTGAAGCGGATAGACCTGAGCAGCAATTCCATCTCCTGGGCGGACGTGGACGCCTTCCGCCGGCTGCCCAGCCTGCAGGAGCTCATCCTGCCCGAGAACAGGCTGACGGCCCTGCCCGAGCTGCCCCGCAGCATCGTCCGCCTCGACGCCCGGCTCAACAGGATCCCCAGCGCCGGCCTCCGGCCCGAGGCCTTCCGGGTGCGTGGGGGTGAATCCCGGCGGGTCTGAGCCCAAACCTGCTGTGCCAAGGGGTAAAGGGATggtccagcagggctgggagcagggatgtttatctctcccttcttcccacAGGACCTGAAGCAGCTGCAGTTTCTCCACCTGTCCGATAACCAGCTGGATTTTATCCCGGCGCCCCTTCCCGAGAGCCTGCGCTCCCTGCACCTCCAGGTGAGGTGGGCCCAGACCCGGGTTTGTCTGCACCTGAGTCTGGCAGAGCCcacctttccctcctcccccttaTCCCATTGATTTGTCCCTTTCCCAGAACAACAACATCCGGACGATGCACGAGGACACGTTCTGTGACAGCCAGGACCACAGCCAGGTCCGCAGGGCGCTGGAGGACATTCGCCTGGACGGCAACCCCATCAACCTCAGCCTCTTCCCCGACGCCTACTTCTGCCTGCCCCGCCTGCCCACGGGCCGCTTCTCCTGAGCCCCAGTGCTGGGAAACCCGGGGGAACATCCCCAGAGCACCCCAGAGCCCTCAGCCCCTGCTGCCCGTGGAAAACGTGAGGTTAAGGCTGCTGTGTTTCACCCCAGGGTGAGCTCAGTCCCGGGGCAGAGCAGGGATAATAAAGTAATAATGAAATGAGGACTTTTAAATGCGTTCAATGTCTTGTTCTCGAcagtgagagcagcaggaagcccTTGCCCAGCCCCAGTCCAGCAGCTCCTTTGGGAACAGTGCTGGTTTGCAAAGATGGGACTTCCCTGTGTCCCATTTCTTCAGTTCCCTCCCAGGGCCTTGGGAAGACCCCTCTGTGTCAGCTTTTGGGGTTTCCTGGATAGGGGTTGGCAGCTGTATTGCTCCAGGGAGTTGTTTTGGCCACATCAGGTTTGACCTGTCCCCAGCTCCATCAGGTGCAATTCCAGAGGGGTGTTGGCCCATCCAGGTGtgagctgtggccacagctggACTGTCCCTGTGTGCTCCCCAAGAGGATGCAACAGGAAAACCCAGCAAAGGGCATCTGGAATCCTCCATCACCTCATCCCAGACCCATGGCAGTCCCGTGGCCCCAGGGACACTGGGATTTGGAACTGTCCTGGCACTAAGTGGGATCTCCAGCATGAGCCTCTGCCTGGAGGGAGAGCATCCCTGGGTTTGGGACTGCAGAGAAACCTGGAGCAGCACCAGAGCCTGGAGTCAAACAGCCCCAGGACCAGCAGGAAAATCACT comes from the Pseudopipra pipra isolate bDixPip1 chromosome 25, bDixPip1.hap1, whole genome shotgun sequence genome and includes:
- the OPTC gene encoding opticin → MWSLAWLGMASLCLGAAWAVPAKERRKAEKPKADLALYENLDLDNYDLTLDSYGEILDLSNYEELYDYGDLAPKIEVGTLAPRPKDPETLPDVGATAETPKLQPPSTAGPVHPGPIPVQGLPSCLLCLCIGTSVYCDDADLEHIPALPPETTYLYARFNRIGAVRAADFTGLEKLKRIDLSSNSISWADVDAFRRLPSLQELILPENRLTALPELPRSIVRLDARLNRIPSAGLRPEAFRDLKQLQFLHLSDNQLDFIPAPLPESLRSLHLQNNNIRTMHEDTFCDSQDHSQVRRALEDIRLDGNPINLSLFPDAYFCLPRLPTGRFS
- the PRELP gene encoding prolargin, with protein sequence MKVALRLLLPLVLVLVWGVSGQRRKPPRKPTRPPPPFVEPVEPTELPPPLPPGPPSVFPDCPRECYCPPDFPSALYCDSRNLRKVPVIPPRIHYLYLQNNFIDDLPEESFRNATGLKWVNLDNNRIRKVDRRVLEKLENLIFLYMEKNQLKEVPAFLPPNLEQLRLSRNQISKIPAGVFNKLENLVLLDLHHNKLSDGVFNKNTFKGLKNLMQLNLAHNILRKMPPGVPSAIHQLFLDRNNIEDIPSDYFKEFPNLAFIRLNYNQISDKGLPKDSFNLTNLLVLHLAHNKLTNVPFISPKLEHLYLNNNSIEKINGTQICPTSLVSIQDFSPSDLDGVPRLRYLRLDGNLLKPPIPLDLMMCFRLLQSVVF